One window from the genome of Fulvivirga lutea encodes:
- a CDS encoding S41 family peptidase, which produces MSIKNILTISLFFVSSLSFAQVYPSLKSLVLEVDYYSSSTFTELFTAFNKQLSQTFELDIDQDLNRIENEVDIENYLIALSSQESKIRSKLEDYGISVNMDIYLSDFYISSTNGYQYSMVVEQSYYDSLSTSIIKPFGYHRDNSGKVRISGIKNLNCNSSNDINEGDEIVKINSYPVRLLPNGLINTILNTNRKIELELKSSANDSLKYKVFESLVNARPEPILTEVYQNSTLIVKLNSFLENGDTSKLLNTLSQSKDNIEKVILDLRNFEGGVFQELINLVDFFTKKNSEIVRISTFGKEIEKRKSIYSPVIKNAKILVLINNGTSSGANVVAGALKFNNIGFLIGEKTTPQNSLQLTRPLHNYNYFAKIVIGNFFFGVDKSLYENGISPDNYIKDCVTSEEDSILDYALSYD; this is translated from the coding sequence ATGTCGATAAAAAATATTTTGACAATCTCATTGTTTTTCGTTTCTAGTTTATCTTTTGCGCAAGTCTATCCTTCCCTAAAATCTCTTGTCTTAGAAGTTGATTATTATTCAAGCTCAACTTTTACAGAGTTGTTTACGGCATTCAACAAACAACTTTCGCAAACATTCGAATTAGATATTGATCAGGACTTAAATAGAATTGAAAATGAAGTGGATATTGAGAATTATTTAATTGCGCTTAGTTCTCAAGAATCCAAGATTCGCTCTAAACTTGAGGATTATGGTATATCTGTAAATATGGATATCTATTTGAGTGACTTTTATATCTCTTCTACTAATGGTTATCAGTATTCGATGGTCGTAGAGCAAAGTTACTATGACAGTTTGAGTACGAGTATTATAAAGCCTTTTGGTTATCATAGAGACAATAGCGGTAAAGTAAGAATATCTGGAATTAAGAATTTAAATTGTAACAGTTCAAATGATATAAATGAGGGTGATGAGATAGTGAAAATTAACTCTTATCCTGTCAGATTATTGCCAAATGGGCTAATTAATACCATTCTAAATACAAACCGCAAAATTGAACTTGAGCTGAAGTCAAGCGCCAATGATTCGCTAAAATATAAGGTTTTTGAAAGCCTAGTTAATGCAAGACCTGAGCCTATTCTGACTGAGGTTTATCAGAACTCGACTTTGATTGTCAAACTCAACTCCTTTCTAGAGAATGGGGATACAAGCAAGCTTCTAAATACATTATCACAAAGCAAGGATAACATTGAAAAAGTGATTTTGGATTTAAGGAATTTTGAAGGAGGAGTTTTTCAAGAATTAATTAATCTGGTAGATTTTTTCACAAAAAAGAATTCTGAAATAGTTAGGATATCGACATTTGGAAAAGAAATTGAAAAACGAAAATCGATTTATTCTCCAGTTATTAAAAATGCTAAAATTTTAGTACTAATTAATAATGGTACTAGTTCAGGTGCGAATGTTGTAGCTGGTGCGTTAAAATTTAATAATATCGGATTCTTAATTGGTGAAAAAACTACTCCTCAGAATTCATTGCAATTAACAAGACCATTACACAATTACAATTACTTCGCTAAAATTGTGATTGGCAATTTCTTTTTTGGAGTTGATAAGTCACTTTATGAAAATGGTATTTCACCAGATAACTATATCAAGGATTGCGTAACTTCTGAGGAAGATAGTATTTTGGATTATGCTTTGAGTTATGATTAA
- the aspS gene encoding aspartate--tRNA ligase, whose translation MLRTHTCGELRIEDVNKEVTLSGWVQKTRDKGSIIWVDLRDKYGITQLILEEGVSDEALLKKAAKLGREFVIQTKGTVVERLSKNDKIPTGDIEIKVSSIEVLNPSKVPPFTIENDTDGGEDLRMKYRYLDLRRETVRKKLQLRHQLMRETRAYLDGVNFIEVETPVLIKSTPEGARDFVVPSRMNPGEFYALPQSPQTFKQLLMVSGFDRYYQIVKCFRDEDLRADRQPEFTQIDCELSFVERKDVLDTFEGLVRHLFKNVKGIDIGEVPHMAYDDAMKYYGSDKPDIRFDMKFVELNDVAQGKGFQVFDSAELVVGINAKGCAEYTRKQLDALTDYVKRPQVGAKGLVYVKYNEDGTFKSSVDKFYSQEDLKAWADKMDAKPGDLLLVLSGDTDHTRKAMNELRLHMGSELGLRKKDEYKLLWVVDFPLLEWDEESQRFHAMHHPFTSPIPEDLDKLEHTPGDVKANAYDLVVNGVELGGGSIRIHDRAVQQRMFKALGFTEEEAQAQFGFLLEAFEYGAPPHGGIAFGFDRLCALFGGSDSIRDYIAFPKNNSGRDVMIDTPSVIDNAQLEELSLRLNLKD comes from the coding sequence ATGCTTAGGACACACACTTGCGGAGAATTAAGAATTGAAGATGTAAATAAGGAAGTAACACTTTCTGGTTGGGTGCAAAAAACTCGTGATAAAGGAAGTATCATTTGGGTTGACTTACGCGATAAGTACGGTATTACTCAACTTATTTTAGAAGAAGGTGTGTCTGATGAGGCATTACTTAAAAAAGCTGCGAAGCTTGGTCGTGAGTTTGTAATTCAGACTAAAGGAACAGTGGTTGAGCGTTTGAGCAAGAATGATAAAATACCGACTGGAGATATAGAAATAAAAGTAAGCTCAATTGAAGTGCTTAATCCTTCTAAAGTACCTCCATTTACCATTGAAAATGATACCGATGGTGGTGAAGACCTAAGAATGAAATACCGTTACCTTGACCTTAGAAGAGAAACGGTTAGAAAGAAATTACAGCTTCGCCATCAGTTGATGAGAGAAACACGTGCCTACTTAGATGGTGTGAATTTTATTGAGGTAGAAACTCCTGTATTAATCAAATCAACACCTGAAGGAGCAAGAGATTTCGTAGTGCCTTCAAGAATGAATCCGGGTGAGTTTTATGCATTGCCACAATCACCTCAAACGTTTAAACAGCTATTAATGGTTTCTGGTTTTGATAGATACTACCAGATTGTGAAGTGTTTCCGTGATGAAGATTTAAGAGCTGACCGTCAACCAGAGTTCACACAGATAGATTGTGAACTTTCTTTCGTAGAGAGAAAAGATGTGTTAGATACTTTCGAAGGATTGGTAAGGCATTTATTTAAAAATGTAAAGGGGATAGATATTGGTGAAGTGCCTCATATGGCATATGATGACGCCATGAAATACTATGGCTCTGACAAACCGGACATTCGTTTTGACATGAAGTTTGTGGAACTAAATGATGTAGCCCAAGGGAAAGGTTTCCAGGTATTTGACTCTGCAGAGCTAGTGGTAGGTATTAACGCGAAAGGTTGTGCCGAATACACTCGTAAGCAGCTAGATGCGCTCACTGACTATGTGAAACGTCCGCAAGTTGGTGCCAAAGGCTTGGTGTATGTGAAGTATAATGAGGATGGTACATTCAAATCTTCTGTAGATAAATTCTATTCACAAGAAGATCTAAAAGCCTGGGCTGATAAAATGGATGCTAAGCCGGGAGATTTACTATTGGTTCTTAGTGGTGATACAGATCATACGCGTAAGGCAATGAATGAATTGCGTCTGCACATGGGTAGTGAACTAGGATTAAGAAAGAAAGATGAATATAAATTGTTATGGGTTGTGGACTTCCCATTATTAGAGTGGGATGAAGAATCTCAGCGTTTCCACGCGATGCACCATCCATTTACGTCTCCAATACCTGAAGATTTGGATAAATTGGAGCACACTCCTGGCGATGTAAAAGCCAATGCCTATGACTTGGTCGTAAATGGCGTGGAGCTAGGCGGTGGATCGATAAGAATACATGACAGGGCAGTACAGCAGCGTATGTTCAAGGCATTAGGCTTCACCGAAGAAGAAGCGCAAGCTCAGTTCGGCTTCTTATTGGAAGCTTTTGAATATGGAGCTCCTCCTCATGGTGGTATTGCCTTTGGTTTTGACAGATTGTGCGCACTCTTCGGTGGCTCTGATTCCATCAGAGATTACATTGCCTTCCCGAAAAACAATTCAGGTAGAGATGTGATGATCGATACACCAAGTGTTATTGATAATGCACAATTGGAGGAGTTGAGTTTGAGGTTGAATTTGAAGGATTAA
- a CDS encoding nucleoside deaminase, translating into MGLSIHSDEHFMKEALKQAKLAYEQGEIPVGAVVVANKQIIAKAYNQTEVLNDPTAHAEMLAITSACNYLGTKYLNECTLYVTLEPCGMCGGALYWSQLGKLVYAASDEKRGFSTLNKKIIHPKTKISHGLMADEAGALVTQFFQRLRES; encoded by the coding sequence ATGGGTTTATCTATCCATAGCGATGAGCATTTTATGAAGGAGGCGCTCAAGCAGGCCAAACTAGCCTATGAACAGGGAGAAATACCTGTAGGCGCAGTGGTAGTGGCCAATAAACAAATCATCGCTAAAGCGTACAATCAAACTGAAGTATTAAATGATCCTACAGCACATGCAGAAATGCTTGCTATTACCTCTGCCTGTAATTATTTAGGGACTAAATATTTGAATGAATGCACATTGTACGTGACGTTGGAACCGTGTGGTATGTGCGGAGGTGCTTTGTATTGGTCACAATTGGGTAAGTTGGTTTATGCAGCAAGTGACGAAAAAAGAGGCTTCAGCACCTTGAATAAGAAGATCATCCATCCTAAAACAAAAATTAGCCATGGCTTAATGGCCGATGAAGCCGGGGCTTTGGTTACTCAGTTCTTCCAGAGGTTGAGAGAGAGCTAG
- a CDS encoding superoxide dismutase, which yields MSFQLPDLPYAHDALEPHIDAKTMEIHHGKHHAGYTSKLNDAIKGTDLEGKSIEDLLANHSDNNAVRNNGGGFYNHSLFWKVMSPNGGGKPSGELADAIDAAYGSFDKFKEEFSNAAATRFGSGWAWLCVHKGGKVEVCSSPNQDNSLMPGVGCGGTPILGLDVWEHAYYLNYQNRRPDYISAFFNVINWDEVSKRYSANK from the coding sequence ATGTCATTTCAATTGCCAGATTTACCATATGCGCACGATGCGCTTGAACCACATATAGATGCTAAAACAATGGAAATTCACCATGGTAAGCATCATGCGGGATATACATCAAAACTTAACGATGCCATTAAAGGAACAGATTTAGAAGGAAAGTCAATCGAAGATTTATTGGCTAACCATTCTGACAACAATGCTGTAAGAAATAACGGTGGTGGATTTTATAACCATAGCTTATTTTGGAAAGTAATGTCACCTAATGGTGGAGGAAAACCTTCGGGCGAATTAGCTGATGCTATCGATGCTGCCTATGGTTCTTTCGATAAGTTTAAAGAGGAATTTTCTAATGCTGCAGCTACACGTTTTGGCTCAGGCTGGGCATGGCTTTGCGTTCATAAAGGAGGTAAAGTAGAAGTTTGCTCTAGTCCTAACCAGGATAACTCACTTATGCCGGGTGTTGGCTGTGGCGGTACTCCTATCTTAGGTTTAGATGTTTGGGAGCATGCGTATTACTTAAACTACCAAAACAGAAGACCAGATTATATTTCTGCTTTCTTCAATGTGATAAATTGGGATGAAGTAAGTAAGAGATATTCAGCAAATAAGTAA
- the sucD gene encoding succinate--CoA ligase subunit alpha, with the protein MSVLVNKNSKVIVQGFTGSEGTFHAGQMIEYGTNVVGGVTPGKGGQKHLDKPVFNTVKDAVEQAGANVSIIFVPPAFAADAIMEAADAGIKVIIAITEGIPVKDMVTAKNYLKGKDVVLVGPNCPGVITPGEAKVGIMPGFVFKQGKIGIVSKSGTLTYEAADQVVKAGLGISTAIGIGGDPIIGTSTKQAVEMLMNDPETEAIVMIGEIGGNYEAEAARWIKEQGNPKPVVGFIAGQTAPKGKRMGHAGAIIGGADDTAEAKMKIMGECGIHVVASPADIGETMLKALGK; encoded by the coding sequence ATGAGCGTATTAGTAAATAAAAATTCTAAAGTAATCGTACAAGGATTCACCGGTTCAGAAGGTACATTTCATGCCGGTCAGATGATTGAATATGGTACAAATGTAGTAGGTGGTGTAACTCCTGGAAAAGGCGGACAAAAACACCTTGATAAACCTGTATTCAACACTGTAAAAGATGCAGTAGAACAAGCTGGCGCTAATGTGTCCATTATCTTTGTTCCACCTGCATTTGCGGCTGATGCCATTATGGAAGCAGCTGATGCGGGCATCAAAGTAATTATAGCTATTACTGAGGGTATTCCGGTAAAAGATATGGTTACAGCTAAGAATTACTTAAAAGGTAAGGATGTTGTTTTAGTTGGGCCTAATTGCCCGGGGGTAATTACTCCGGGAGAAGCTAAAGTAGGTATTATGCCGGGCTTTGTTTTCAAGCAAGGTAAAATTGGTATTGTATCTAAATCAGGAACGTTAACTTACGAAGCTGCAGACCAGGTAGTAAAAGCTGGGTTAGGAATTTCAACTGCTATTGGTATTGGTGGTGACCCCATTATTGGGACATCTACAAAACAGGCCGTTGAAATGTTAATGAACGACCCTGAGACTGAAGCCATCGTAATGATTGGTGAAATCGGTGGAAACTATGAGGCAGAAGCTGCAAGATGGATAAAAGAACAAGGTAATCCTAAGCCTGTTGTTGGTTTCATTGCTGGCCAAACTGCTCCTAAAGGAAAAAGAATGGGCCACGCTGGTGCTATCATCGGTGGCGCTGACGATACTGCAGAAGCTAAAATGAAGATTATGGGTGAGTGCGGAATCCACGTAGTTGCATCTCCAGCGGATATTGGAGAAACCATGTTGAAAGCATTAGGAAAGTAA
- a CDS encoding IS110 family RNA-guided transposase: MKKLALTQTLYPYIVGVDVSKESIDVCMIDTAQDRCESKVLTNTKEGYMKLKQWMKRLGNDVDNQTLFCMEHTGIYTRNLVKYLLSRGCKVWMESSLHIKRSMGLVRGKTDKIDAERIAMFAYTHQKEAKLVTMTHATLDRLQYLMRTRVRLMKGLQSQEKAINEMEYFDKKAGREMRMMCRQALEGLNKSLAKVEAKMLELVSIDREVRALYELITSVKSVGKVLAIDLIVYTHGFTRMLDGRKLACYCGVAPFEYRSGTSIHSPSGTSQFANKILKSHLHMASMNAIRCHQELREYYLRKVEEGKGKMSAINAVRNKLLHRIVAVVKRGTPYVEKLDKK, translated from the coding sequence ATGAAGAAACTAGCTTTAACCCAAACCCTTTACCCCTATATCGTAGGAGTAGATGTAAGCAAAGAGAGTATCGATGTTTGCATGATCGACACAGCGCAAGATCGCTGTGAGAGCAAAGTATTGACCAACACCAAGGAAGGTTATATGAAGCTAAAACAATGGATGAAACGCTTAGGCAATGATGTAGATAACCAGACTCTGTTCTGTATGGAACACACCGGTATTTACACCCGTAATCTGGTCAAGTACTTACTAAGTAGGGGGTGTAAAGTTTGGATGGAGTCATCACTTCATATTAAAAGGAGTATGGGTCTAGTACGAGGCAAGACCGATAAGATTGATGCTGAGCGGATTGCAATGTTTGCCTATACACACCAAAAAGAGGCTAAATTGGTAACGATGACACACGCTACCCTAGACAGGCTCCAGTACTTAATGCGTACACGAGTGCGTTTGATGAAAGGATTGCAGAGCCAGGAGAAGGCCATTAATGAAATGGAATACTTTGATAAGAAAGCGGGACGTGAGATGCGCATGATGTGTCGTCAGGCGCTAGAAGGTCTGAATAAATCATTAGCTAAAGTAGAGGCAAAGATGTTGGAGCTGGTGAGTATCGATAGGGAAGTACGAGCACTTTACGAATTGATAACATCGGTAAAGAGTGTTGGTAAAGTATTGGCAATAGACTTGATAGTCTATACCCATGGGTTTACTAGAATGCTAGATGGTCGGAAGTTGGCCTGCTATTGTGGTGTGGCACCTTTTGAGTATCGGAGTGGTACAAGTATTCATTCCCCGTCAGGCACGTCACAATTTGCCAATAAGATATTGAAGAGTCATTTGCATATGGCTTCAATGAATGCCATTCGTTGTCATCAGGAACTTAGGGAATATTACCTGCGAAAAGTGGAAGAAGGAAAAGGGAAAATGAGTGCTATTAACGCTGTGAGAAATAAACTACTACATCGAATAGTGGCAGTGGTAAAACGAGGAACACCTTATGTAGAGAAATTGGATAAAAAGTAG
- a CDS encoding SMI1/KNR4 family protein, whose product MLVLYPVKQVNKRALQGRCKAYKMEFTGIIYHNTDISDKSTFDKLPKELQDFFSQVNGIIAYNGGLQIRGCINEPEWISLEAIWSDLHKTYDCLTKEDIPFAQDAFGDQFIWRNGHIHRLSAEFGELEDLELDFSSFLEKETENPVDFLMLESFNQLYDSDIRLSPGQLMNVYPPFMFDTNDNRSFKPVPAKEQIDFLKSIYLQTKDLPDGQQMKINIE is encoded by the coding sequence GTGCTAGTTTTATACCCTGTAAAACAAGTAAACAAACGCGCCTTACAGGGGCGTTGTAAGGCATACAAAATGGAATTTACTGGCATAATTTATCACAATACAGACATTTCTGACAAGTCAACTTTTGACAAGCTACCAAAGGAACTCCAAGATTTCTTTTCGCAAGTCAACGGAATTATTGCCTATAATGGTGGACTACAGATTCGTGGATGTATCAATGAACCCGAATGGATTTCACTTGAAGCAATTTGGTCTGATTTACACAAAACGTACGACTGTTTGACAAAAGAGGATATTCCATTTGCTCAAGATGCATTTGGCGACCAATTCATTTGGAGAAACGGACATATTCATAGATTAAGTGCAGAGTTTGGGGAATTAGAAGATTTAGAACTTGACTTTAGTTCATTCCTTGAAAAAGAAACAGAAAATCCAGTTGATTTCTTAATGCTTGAATCCTTTAATCAACTGTATGACAGCGACATTAGACTTTCTCCTGGACAGCTTATGAATGTGTATCCGCCATTTATGTTTGACACCAATGACAACAGAAGTTTCAAACCTGTTCCCGCCAAGGAACAAATTGACTTCCTTAAATCCATCTATTTGCAGACTAAAGATTTGCCTGATGGTCAACAAATGAAGATTAATATTGAATAA